The following DNA comes from Allobranchiibius huperziae.
CACACCTCCGGCCCCGGACATCGCTGCCCACACGGCGACGGCGCGCGGCCGATCCTCGGGCTCGGTCGCATGCACGAGCACGGCGAGTCCGTTCGGAAGCACCGCTGCGGCACCGATGCCGCAGATCACGCGACCGACCAGCATGGTCGCCACGTCCGGTGCGACGACGGAGACGGCGGCGCCTGCCCCGAAGGTCACCAGGCCTGCGATGAGCACACCTTTGCGTCCGAGACGATCTCCGAGCGCGCCGGCGGGGATCACCAGGCACGCGAACAGGACGACGTAGGCGTCGACGATCCACACCAGCTGCGAGGAGGACGGGTGCAGGCTGCTCGCAGCCAGGTCGGGGACGGCCAGGTTGATCGAGGCGACGAAACCGACCACCAGGACGGTGCAGGCGCTCACGGCGGCCAGCACGGGCCCGCCTCCGGTCGCGGCCGATCCACTCGTGCGGCGCATGCTGGTCTCCCTCTTCGTAACGAGACACCGTGCCTCGTTACGAACCACCCTAATACAAGACACGCTGTATCGCTATAATGGGATGCGTGACCACACAAGCCGCGCGAGTGGGCCGTCCTCGCAGCGAGGAGGCGCGGACCGCGGTGCTGCACGCCGTGGACGACCTGCTCGTGGAGGTCGGTTATGCGGCGATGACGATGAAGGGCATCGCCGAACGCGCCGGCGTGGGTCGCCAGACCGTCTACCGGTGGTGGTCGACCAAGGCCGAGATCCTTCTCGAGGCGGCCGCGGCCGACGCGCGAGAGGAACTGGCGGTCACGATCAGCGGCGACCTCCGGACCGACCTGCGCCGATACCTCGACCAGCTGATGCGGTTCCTGACCACCTCTGTGGCGGGGGCCGCGTATCGCGCCCTGCTGGGCGAGGCGCAGCACGATCGTGCGGTGGCCGAGCTGGTCGCCGCCGATGACGTCCTGTTCGAGACTGCGTGCACCGTGTTGCGCTCGGCACCGTCGAGCCGCGCGAGCAGGTCTGAGGAGCGCGCCGCCGCGGCCATCCTGACGGGGCCGGTGGTGCTGTGGGTGCTCACCGGCCAGGACCCCGATGAATTGACGCTGCTCGACGTCGTCGATGCCCTGACCTCACTCACAGGTGCGTGACTACCGCCCGGCGGGAGTGAGACCGAGGGAGCGTCCGGCGAGACCGCGCGAGCGACTGCCGAGTCCCGCCGCGATGCCGCGCAGAGCGACGGCCGCCGCGCTGTCGGGGTTGCGCAGCACGACCGGCAGACCCTCGTCGGCGCCCTCGCGCAGGTTGGTGTCCAGGGGCACCTGGCCGAGCAGCTCGACCGGCGCACCGATCGCGCGGCTGAGCGAGGCGGCGACCGCGGCGCCGCCACCGCTGCCGAAGATCTCCTGACGGCTGCCGTCGGGCAGTTCCAGCCAGGACATGTTCTCGATGACGCCGGCGACGCGCTGGTGGGTCTGCAGCGCGATCGCCCCGGCCCGCTCGGCCACCTCGGCAGCCGCCTGCTGGGGGGTGGTGACCACGAGGATCTCGGAGTTGGGGATGAGCTGGGCGACCGAGATGGCGATGTCGCCGGTGCCCGGCGGAAGGTCGAGCAGCAGGATGTCCAGGTCGCCCCAGAAGACGTCGGCCAGGAACTGCTGCAGCGCCCGGTGCAGCATCGGGCCGCGCCACACCACGGGCTGGTTGCCCGGCACGAACATCCCGATCGAGATGACCTTCACGTCGTGGCTGTCCGGGGGCAGGATCATGTCGTCGACCTGGGTGGGCTTGCGCTCCACGCCCATCATCCGCGGCACCGAGAAGCCGTAGATGTCGGCGTCGACCACGGCCACCCGCAGGCCCTGCTTCGCGAGCGAGGCCGCCAAGTTGGTGGTGACGGAGGACTTGCCGACGCCGCCCTTACCGGATGCCACGGCGTACACGCGGGTCAGGGATCCGGGCTTGGCGAACGGGATCTCCCGCTCCTGGGCGCCCCCGCGCAGGTGGTCCTTGAGCGCGCCTCGCTGCTCGTCGTTCATCACGCCGAGGCGTACGTCGACGCCGGTCACACCCTCGACCGTCTGCACCGCCTGTGTGGTGTCGGTGGTGAGCTTGGCCTTCAGCGGGCAGCCGGAGATCGTGAGCAGGATGGTGACGGTGACGTGGCCGCTGTCGCTGACGTCGACGCTCTCGACCATGCCGAGCTCGGTGATGGGTCGGTGAATCTCCGGGTCCTGGACACGGGAGAGGGCATCACGAACGGCGTCGACCGTGGGGGTGGGCATGCCACAAGTGTAGAACCGCCCGATCGGGTCAGCCCTTGCCGGTCGGGGAGGCGGACGTCGACGGCCCTGCCTCGTCGGCGGAGCGCAGATGGCCGCGCTCCTCCATCTCCTCCAGCAGCGAGCGCAGCTCGGACCGCACGAAGTCGCGGGTGGCCGTCTCGCGCATCGCGACCCGCAACGAGGCCACCTCACGGGTGAGGAACTCGGTGTCGGCGAGGCTGCGCGCGTTCTGGTTGCGGTCCTGCTCCAGCGCGACCCGGTCACGGTCGTCCTGGCGGTTCTGCGCCAGCAGGATCAGCGGTGCGGCGTACGACGCCTGCAGGCTGAGGATCAGCGTGAGCAGGGTGTAGTTGAGCTTGCGCGGGTCGAACTGGAGCGAGTGGGGCAGGAAGGTGTTCCAGGCCAGCCAGATGATGACGAACAGGCTCATCCAGATCAGGAACGTCGCGGTGCCCATGAACCGCGCGAACTGCTCGCTCAGGACCC
Coding sequences within:
- a CDS encoding TetR family transcriptional regulator; translation: MTTQAARVGRPRSEEARTAVLHAVDDLLVEVGYAAMTMKGIAERAGVGRQTVYRWWSTKAEILLEAAAADAREELAVTISGDLRTDLRRYLDQLMRFLTTSVAGAAYRALLGEAQHDRAVAELVAADDVLFETACTVLRSAPSSRASRSEERAAAAILTGPVVLWVLTGQDPDELTLLDVVDALTSLTGA
- a CDS encoding Mrp/NBP35 family ATP-binding protein gives rise to the protein MPTPTVDAVRDALSRVQDPEIHRPITELGMVESVDVSDSGHVTVTILLTISGCPLKAKLTTDTTQAVQTVEGVTGVDVRLGVMNDEQRGALKDHLRGGAQEREIPFAKPGSLTRVYAVASGKGGVGKSSVTTNLAASLAKQGLRVAVVDADIYGFSVPRMMGVERKPTQVDDMILPPDSHDVKVISIGMFVPGNQPVVWRGPMLHRALQQFLADVFWGDLDILLLDLPPGTGDIAISVAQLIPNSEILVVTTPQQAAAEVAERAGAIALQTHQRVAGVIENMSWLELPDGSRQEIFGSGGGAAVAASLSRAIGAPVELLGQVPLDTNLREGADEGLPVVLRNPDSAAAVALRGIAAGLGSRSRGLAGRSLGLTPAGR
- a CDS encoding DUF1003 domain-containing protein; translation: MTDVDTGRKRRGGRSRATHDRRERDRIDQPQEIRRGFLPRFRPDGDRFGVLSEQFARFMGTATFLIWMSLFVIIWLAWNTFLPHSLQFDPRKLNYTLLTLILSLQASYAAPLILLAQNRQDDRDRVALEQDRNQNARSLADTEFLTREVASLRVAMRETATRDFVRSELRSLLEEMEERGHLRSADEAGPSTSASPTGKG